A DNA window from Anaerocolumna sp. AGMB13020 contains the following coding sequences:
- a CDS encoding Gx transporter family protein: MKKSVAGKVAYYGIFVALAFVFSFVEVLVPISLGIPGIKLGLANIVVLTALYAMGPKDAFFISCVRVVLVGFTFGNMAALLYSLAGGILSWLVMCLLKRIKGFSMIGVSLAGGISHNIGQIFVAGLMLKTSSVIYYLPVLLIAGTVTGVLIGILGGILLKAQLRLKNTLG; this comes from the coding sequence ATGAAAAAATCCGTAGCCGGTAAGGTAGCATACTACGGTATATTCGTAGCCCTTGCGTTTGTATTTAGCTTTGTTGAGGTGCTTGTTCCCATATCTCTTGGTATACCGGGTATAAAGCTTGGGCTTGCCAATATTGTAGTGCTTACAGCGCTCTATGCAATGGGGCCTAAGGATGCCTTCTTTATCTCCTGTGTCCGGGTGGTGTTGGTGGGCTTTACCTTTGGAAATATGGCAGCACTGCTTTACAGTCTGGCAGGGGGAATCCTCAGCTGGCTGGTTATGTGCCTGTTAAAGAGAATTAAGGGATTTAGTATGATTGGAGTCAGCCTGGCTGGCGGTATCTCGCATAATATAGGTCAGATTTTTGTGGCAGGACTTATGTTAAAGACCTCAAGTGTAATTTATTATCTGCCGGTATTATTAATCGCCGGTACGGTTACCGGAGTTTTAATTGGAATTCTTGGTGGAATACTTTTAAAAGCTCAGCTCAGACTTAAGAATACTCTTGGATAG
- the rplK gene encoding 50S ribosomal protein L11, producing the protein MAKKVTGYIKLQIPAAKATPAPPVGPALGQHGVNIVQFTKEFNARTADQEGMIIPVVITVYADRSFSFITKTPPAAILLKKACNLKSGSAVPNKTKVATITRAEVQKIAELKMPDLNAANIETATSMIAGTARSMGITVVD; encoded by the coding sequence ATGGCAAAGAAAGTTACAGGATATATTAAATTACAGATTCCCGCTGCAAAGGCAACACCTGCACCGCCCGTAGGACCTGCTTTAGGTCAGCACGGTGTTAACATTGTGCAGTTTACAAAGGAATTTAATGCAAGAACTGCAGATCAGGAAGGAATGATCATCCCTGTAGTTATCACAGTATATGCGGATAGAAGCTTCAGCTTTATCACTAAGACTCCTCCCGCTGCTATATTGTTAAAGAAAGCTTGCAATTTAAAGTCCGGTTCAGCTGTTCCTAACAAGACTAAAGTTGCTACAATCACAAGAGCTGAAGTTCAGAAAATCGCAGAATTAAAAATGCCTGATTTGAATGCAGCTAATATTGAAACAGCAACCAGTATGATTGCAGGTACTGCAAGAAGTATGGGAATCACTGTAGTTGACTAA
- the nusG gene encoding transcription termination/antitermination protein NusG — protein MSKTNWYVVHTYSGYENKVKANIEKTIENRKLQDQILEVSVPLQDVIEVKNGVKKKVQKKLFPGYVLLNMEMNDDTWYVVRNTRGVTGFVGPGSKPVPLTDLEMKAMGIRKDDVVIDFEIGDMVEVVSGVWENTTGIIKQINTHKQIVTISVDMFGRETPVEISFTDIRKM, from the coding sequence ATGTCAAAGACGAATTGGTACGTTGTTCATACTTACTCAGGATATGAGAATAAGGTTAAAGCCAACATTGAGAAAACAATTGAAAACAGAAAGCTTCAAGATCAAATCTTAGAGGTATCCGTTCCCCTTCAGGATGTTATTGAAGTAAAGAACGGTGTTAAGAAAAAAGTTCAGAAGAAGTTGTTCCCTGGATATGTTTTACTTAACATGGAAATGAACGACGATACCTGGTACGTTGTGCGTAATACCCGCGGCGTTACCGGATTTGTCGGTCCTGGCTCCAAACCGGTTCCCTTAACGGACTTAGAAATGAAGGCCATGGGAATCAGAAAAGATGATGTTGTTATTGATTTTGAAATCGGTGATATGGTGGAGGTTGTTTCCGGTGTGTGGGAAAATACAACCGGCATCATTAAGCAGATTAATACTCACAAGCAGATCGTTACAATCAGTGTCGATATGTTTGGTCGTGAAACTCCTGTCGAGATCAGTTTCACGGATATTAGAAAAATGTAG
- the rplJ gene encoding 50S ribosomal protein L10: MAKVELKQPIIDEIKGYVDQAKSIVAVDYRGLTVEEDTKLRKQLREAGVVYKVYKNTLLKRAFEGTAYESLAKHLEGPTAVAFGIEDATSPARIINDTIKTAPKLEFKAGVVEGTYYDEKGIQVIATIPSREVLISKLLGSLQSPITNFARVLKQIAEKQSEVA; encoded by the coding sequence ATGGCAAAAGTAGAATTAAAACAACCTATTATCGATGAGATTAAAGGTTATGTTGATCAGGCGAAATCAATCGTTGCAGTTGACTACCGTGGACTTACTGTGGAAGAAGATACAAAGCTTCGTAAGCAGTTAAGAGAAGCTGGAGTTGTATATAAAGTATATAAGAATACTTTGTTAAAGCGTGCGTTTGAAGGAACTGCTTATGAGAGTCTTGCTAAACACTTAGAAGGACCTACAGCAGTGGCTTTCGGCATCGAAGATGCAACATCTCCTGCAAGAATCATCAATGATACAATCAAGACTGCTCCTAAGTTAGAGTTCAAAGCAGGTGTTGTTGAAGGAACCTACTATGATGAAAAAGGTATCCAGGTTATCGCAACAATTCCTTCCAGAGAAGTACTTATTTCCAAGTTACTTGGAAGCTTACAGTCACCTATTACCAACTTTGCTCGTGTTCTTAAGCAGATCGCTGAGAAACAGTCTGAAGTGGCATAA
- the secE gene encoding preprotein translocase subunit SecE, with protein MGENLTTTEKAPKKSKFSGLKAEFSKIAWPDKETLVKQSTAVLVASVALGLIISLLDVIIKFGFGFIIK; from the coding sequence ATGGGAGAAAACTTAACTACAACAGAAAAGGCTCCAAAGAAAAGCAAGTTCTCAGGACTGAAAGCTGAATTCTCAAAAATCGCCTGGCCTGACAAAGAAACCCTTGTAAAGCAGTCAACAGCTGTTTTAGTAGCATCTGTTGCTTTAGGTTTAATAATATCTCTACTTGATGTTATCATTAAGTTCGGATTCGGATTTATTATTAAATAG
- the rpoB gene encoding DNA-directed RNA polymerase subunit beta: protein MDKNRIRPIKVGNGVRMSYSRQKEVLEMPNLIEVQKNSYQWFLDEGLKEVFEDISPIEDYSGHLSLEFVDFALCEDDVKYSIEECKERDATYAAPLKVKVRLHNKENDEINEHDIFMGDLPLMTETGTFVINGAERVIVSQLVRSPGIYYAIGHDKIGKKLFSSTVIPNRGAWLEYETDSNDVFYVRVDRNRKVPITVLIRALGIGSNIEIQELFGEEPKILASITKDPSDNYQDGLLELYKKLRPGEPLSVESAESLINSMFFDPRRYDLAKVGRFKFNKKLSLKNRVIGAILAEDVVNRETGEILAEAGTTINEELAVEIQNAAVRSIMVQAEERNVKVLTNQMVDLNYYLDVDKKELGVTEEVYYPVLKSILDEFKDIEEIKLAIKRNINELIPKHITKDDIIASINYNIHLEYEVGGSDDIDHLGNRRIRAVGELLQNQYRIGLSRMERVVRERMTTQDLEGVSPQSLINIKPVTAAVKEFFGSSQLSQFMDQHNPLGELTHKRRLSALGPGGLSRDRAGFEVRDVHYSHYGRMCPVETPEGPNIGLINSLASYARINEYGFIEAPYRKVDKTDPKNPRVIDEVIYMTADEEDKYVVAQANESLDENGYFTNVNVSGRFREDTLEFPKSRIDLMDVSPKMVFSVATAMIPFLENDDANRALMGSNMQRQAVPLLITESPVVGTGIELKAAVDSGVCVVSEKAGMVEKSTSKEIIIKNDDGTKKAYKLLKFARSNQGTCINQRPIVVKGDKVEAGQVIADGPSTSQGELALGKNPLIGFMTWEGYNYEDAVLLSERLVQEDVYTSVHIEEYEAESRDTKLGPEEITRDVPGVGDDALKDLDERGIIRIGAEVRAGDILVGKVTPKGETELTAEERLLRAIFGEKAREVRDTSLRVPHGEYGIIVDAKVFTRENGDELSPGVNQTVRVYIAQKRKIQVGDKMAGRHGNKGVVSRVLPAEDMPFLPNGRPLDIVLNPLGVPSRMNIGQVLEIHLSLASKVLGFKVATPVFDGANEYDIMDTLELANDYVNTEWDEFQNKYNDVLDPEVMDYLENNKAYREQWKGVPINRDGKVRLRDGRTGEFFDGAVTVGFMHYLKLHHLVDDKIHARSTGPYSLVTQQPLGGKAQFGGQRFGEMEVWALEAYGAAYTLQEILTVKSDDVTGRVKTYEAIIKGENISDPGIPESFKVLLKELQSLALDVIVLDENGQEIKMTENIDYGEGDLTPLIEGDNNFRYDEDYTDAGYRETTPEEEESFFDPFDEETVEISDIEEEEFED, encoded by the coding sequence ATGGATAAAAACAGGATACGTCCAATCAAAGTTGGTAACGGCGTAAGAATGAGCTATTCTAGGCAAAAAGAAGTTTTGGAAATGCCAAATCTTATTGAAGTTCAAAAGAATTCCTATCAGTGGTTTTTAGATGAAGGACTGAAGGAAGTTTTTGAAGATATTTCTCCAATAGAAGATTACAGTGGGCATTTGAGCTTAGAATTCGTTGATTTTGCGCTGTGCGAAGATGATGTCAAATATTCAATTGAAGAGTGCAAGGAAAGAGATGCTACCTATGCTGCACCTTTAAAGGTGAAAGTCAGACTTCACAACAAAGAGAACGATGAAATCAATGAACACGATATTTTTATGGGTGACTTGCCTTTAATGACGGAAACCGGAACCTTCGTAATAAACGGAGCAGAAAGAGTTATCGTTAGCCAGTTGGTACGTTCCCCCGGAATCTATTATGCAATTGGACATGACAAAATCGGTAAGAAACTTTTCTCCTCCACTGTTATCCCCAACAGAGGAGCTTGGTTGGAGTATGAAACAGATTCCAACGATGTATTTTACGTTCGTGTAGACCGTAACAGAAAAGTTCCCATTACTGTACTGATTCGTGCCCTCGGAATCGGCAGCAATATTGAAATTCAGGAACTTTTCGGTGAAGAGCCTAAAATTCTTGCCAGTATTACAAAAGATCCTTCTGACAATTATCAGGATGGTTTACTTGAGCTGTACAAAAAGCTGCGTCCAGGCGAGCCTCTTTCTGTAGAAAGTGCGGAGTCTTTAATTAACAGCATGTTTTTCGACCCCAGAAGATATGATCTTGCGAAGGTTGGAAGATTTAAGTTCAACAAGAAACTTTCCTTAAAGAATAGGGTCATCGGAGCTATTCTGGCTGAAGATGTCGTAAACAGGGAAACAGGAGAAATCTTAGCGGAAGCAGGTACCACAATTAACGAAGAGCTGGCCGTAGAGATTCAGAATGCGGCAGTACGTTCCATAATGGTACAAGCGGAAGAAAGAAATGTTAAAGTACTTACGAACCAGATGGTAGATTTGAACTATTACCTGGATGTAGATAAAAAAGAACTAGGGGTAACCGAGGAAGTTTATTACCCTGTGTTAAAAAGTATCTTAGATGAATTCAAAGATATTGAAGAAATCAAATTAGCGATTAAGAGAAATATTAATGAATTGATTCCTAAACATATAACCAAGGATGATATCATTGCTTCCATCAACTACAATATTCATCTTGAATATGAAGTAGGAGGTTCTGATGATATTGACCATTTAGGAAACAGAAGAATCCGTGCGGTTGGAGAATTACTTCAGAACCAGTACCGTATCGGTCTTTCCAGAATGGAACGTGTGGTTAGAGAAAGAATGACCACACAGGATTTAGAAGGTGTAAGCCCTCAGTCCTTAATCAATATCAAACCTGTTACTGCAGCAGTGAAGGAGTTCTTTGGTAGTTCCCAGCTGTCACAGTTTATGGATCAGCATAATCCCCTTGGTGAGTTGACCCATAAGAGACGTCTCTCAGCCTTAGGACCTGGCGGTCTTTCCCGTGATCGTGCCGGCTTTGAGGTTCGTGACGTACATTACTCCCACTATGGAAGAATGTGTCCCGTAGAGACACCCGAAGGTCCTAACATCGGTCTTATCAACTCCTTGGCATCCTATGCCAGAATTAATGAGTATGGATTTATTGAAGCACCTTATCGTAAGGTGGATAAGACAGATCCTAAGAATCCCAGAGTAATTGATGAAGTTATCTATATGACGGCGGACGAAGAGGATAAATATGTTGTAGCACAGGCAAATGAGTCTCTGGATGAAAACGGGTATTTTACAAATGTAAACGTATCTGGTCGTTTTAGAGAAGATACCCTTGAGTTCCCTAAGTCAAGAATTGATTTAATGGACGTATCTCCTAAGATGGTATTCTCCGTTGCTACAGCCATGATTCCTTTCCTTGAGAATGATGATGCCAATCGTGCCCTCATGGGATCTAACATGCAGCGTCAGGCCGTGCCTTTATTAATAACCGAGTCTCCTGTTGTAGGAACCGGTATTGAATTAAAAGCAGCCGTTGACTCCGGTGTATGTGTGGTTTCTGAAAAGGCAGGAATGGTTGAAAAATCTACCTCCAAAGAAATTATAATTAAAAATGATGATGGAACGAAAAAAGCATATAAATTATTAAAATTTGCCAGAAGTAACCAGGGAACCTGTATCAACCAGAGACCTATCGTTGTGAAAGGTGATAAAGTTGAAGCTGGTCAGGTTATTGCAGACGGTCCTTCCACTTCACAAGGTGAATTAGCTTTGGGTAAGAATCCTCTGATCGGATTTATGACCTGGGAAGGTTACAATTACGAAGATGCGGTTCTTTTAAGTGAAAGACTGGTGCAGGAGGATGTATATACCTCCGTTCATATTGAAGAATATGAAGCAGAGTCCAGAGATACCAAATTAGGACCCGAAGAAATCACAAGGGACGTACCAGGTGTCGGTGATGATGCGTTAAAAGATCTGGATGAGCGCGGAATTATCCGTATCGGTGCAGAAGTTCGTGCCGGAGATATTCTGGTAGGTAAGGTAACTCCTAAGGGAGAGACTGAGCTTACAGCAGAAGAGAGACTTCTTCGTGCGATTTTCGGTGAGAAAGCAAGAGAAGTAAGAGATACCTCTTTACGTGTTCCTCACGGTGAGTATGGTATTATTGTCGATGCCAAAGTATTTACAAGAGAAAACGGTGATGAACTCTCTCCTGGTGTAAACCAGACCGTTAGAGTATATATAGCACAGAAAAGAAAGATTCAGGTTGGAGATAAGATGGCCGGACGTCATGGTAATAAGGGTGTTGTTTCCCGTGTATTACCGGCAGAAGATATGCCCTTCCTTCCCAACGGAAGACCTCTTGATATCGTGCTGAACCCTCTGGGTGTGCCTTCTCGTATGAACATCGGTCAGGTGCTTGAGATTCACTTAAGTCTTGCCTCCAAGGTTCTTGGCTTTAAGGTGGCAACACCGGTATTTGACGGTGCAAACGAGTATGATATCATGGATACTCTTGAGCTGGCTAATGACTATGTAAATACTGAGTGGGATGAATTCCAAAATAAATACAATGATGTCCTTGACCCTGAGGTTATGGATTATCTGGAAAATAATAAAGCTTACAGAGAACAATGGAAAGGTGTACCCATTAACCGAGATGGAAAGGTAAGACTCCGTGACGGAAGAACCGGAGAATTCTTTGACGGAGCTGTTACAGTGGGCTTCATGCACTACTTAAAACTCCACCATCTGGTAGATGATAAGATCCATGCTCGTTCCACAGGTCCTTACTCTTTAGTAACACAGCAGCCACTTGGTGGTAAAGCTCAGTTCGGTGGACAGAGATTCGGTGAAATGGAGGTTTGGGCGTTGGAGGCATATGGCGCTGCTTATACTCTTCAGGAAATCCTTACAGTGAAATCCGATGATGTTACCGGTCGTGTTAAGACCTATGAAGCAATAATTAAGGGAGAGAATATCTCTGATCCCGGAATTCCGGAATCCTTCAAGGTACTCTTAAAAGAGCTTCAGTCTTTAGCGCTGGATGTTATCGTGTTGGATGAAAATGGTCAGGAAATCAAGATGACTGAAAATATCGACTATGGTGAAGGTGACTTGACACCTCTTATCGAGGGAGACAACAACTTCCGTTATGACGAGGATTATACGGATGCGGGATACCGTGAGACCACACCTGAGGAAGAGGAAAGTTTCTTTGATCCTTTTGATGAGGAGACGGTAGAGATCAGCGATATTGAGGAAGAAGAATTCGAAGACTAG
- a CDS encoding UbiA family prenyltransferase: MIKRFLDYVEIRTKITSLFAFLMSLGLLLYKEQEISIINTLVFFCSMFLLDLATTAINNYIDTKAGDQKLPFNRRTALHIIYILLLIGALLGLYLAWKNGLVVLAVGAVCFLCGIFYTYGPVPISRQPLGELLSGIFYGLFIPFLMFYINTPEGTFITYSISLKEINLSVKIMPVLAVLLFAVIPFCCTANIMLANNICDVEKDIKVKRHTLPYYIGRRSLDLFGFLYYACYLSVIVMSIVKILSPLCLISLLTIYPVGKNIKAFRDKQSKSETFILSIKNYIIIMGSLTVLIFISTLLP, from the coding sequence ATGATAAAAAGGTTTTTGGACTATGTTGAAATCCGGACCAAGATAACCAGTCTTTTTGCGTTCCTGATGTCTCTTGGTCTCCTGCTCTATAAGGAGCAGGAAATCAGCATCATAAACACACTGGTATTTTTTTGTTCCATGTTTTTGCTGGACCTTGCAACAACGGCCATCAATAATTATATTGATACAAAGGCGGGAGATCAGAAGCTTCCCTTTAACAGAAGGACCGCGTTGCATATAATATACATTTTATTATTAATCGGCGCTTTATTAGGACTTTATCTGGCTTGGAAAAATGGCCTGGTAGTGCTTGCAGTCGGCGCGGTATGTTTCTTGTGCGGTATTTTTTATACCTATGGGCCTGTTCCCATATCAAGACAGCCACTGGGAGAATTGTTATCAGGTATTTTCTATGGATTGTTTATTCCATTCCTGATGTTTTATATCAACACACCAGAAGGTACATTTATAACTTACAGCATAAGCCTAAAAGAGATAAATTTAAGTGTGAAAATAATGCCAGTCCTGGCAGTTCTGTTGTTTGCAGTGATTCCTTTCTGCTGTACGGCGAACATTATGCTGGCCAACAATATTTGTGATGTAGAAAAAGACATAAAAGTTAAGCGGCACACATTGCCTTACTATATTGGCAGGAGATCCTTAGACCTGTTTGGTTTTCTTTATTATGCCTGCTATCTTTCGGTTATTGTAATGTCAATTGTTAAAATATTATCACCCTTATGTCTGATATCACTATTAACAATATATCCTGTAGGGAAGAATATCAAGGCTTTCAGAGATAAACAGAGCAAGAGCGAAACCTTTATATTATCAATCAAAAATTATATAATTATCATGGGAAGCCTGACGGTACTGATCTTTATCAGTACCTTGCTTCCCTAA
- a CDS encoding FAD:protein FMN transferase, with protein sequence MGKRLIAIVLILVNVITLTSCASEQKRYQAEFLVLFNTVTKIVGYADNKEDFDKYAQMIYDELKVYHELYDIYNDYEGINNIKTINDNAGIKPVKVDKKIIDMLTYAKEAYKETDGKLNIALGAVLKVWHEYREEGIDNPEKAKVPPMELLEEKNQHTNIEDMIINEEESTVYLNDPEMSLDVGGVGKGYATEKVCQYAEENGFTNGMVSVGGNVRVIGSRDGKGDPWRVGIQNPDLTSEQANLYILNLTEASLVSSGDYERFYMVDGVKYHHIIDPATLMPSTYFTAVSIVCKDSGMADAYTKAIFNMSYEDGMKFVEAHPDIEALWVFKNGDLKYSSGFEKYIRE encoded by the coding sequence GTGGGAAAGAGACTTATAGCGATTGTATTAATATTGGTAAATGTAATTACCCTCACCTCCTGTGCGTCCGAGCAGAAAAGATATCAGGCAGAGTTTCTGGTTTTATTTAATACGGTAACAAAAATCGTCGGTTATGCAGACAACAAAGAAGACTTCGATAAATATGCCCAGATGATCTATGATGAGCTTAAGGTATATCACGAGCTTTATGATATTTATAACGATTATGAAGGGATTAATAATATAAAGACCATTAATGACAATGCAGGAATAAAACCCGTTAAGGTGGATAAGAAAATTATAGATATGCTCACCTATGCCAAGGAGGCATACAAAGAAACGGACGGCAAATTGAACATAGCTCTGGGTGCAGTGCTTAAGGTATGGCATGAATACAGGGAAGAAGGAATAGACAATCCGGAAAAAGCTAAAGTTCCTCCTATGGAATTGTTGGAAGAAAAGAATCAGCATACCAATATAGAAGATATGATAATCAATGAAGAAGAGTCCACCGTATATCTGAATGACCCCGAAATGTCTCTTGACGTAGGAGGTGTAGGAAAGGGTTATGCTACGGAAAAGGTGTGCCAGTATGCTGAAGAGAATGGTTTTACTAACGGTATGGTAAGCGTGGGCGGAAATGTCAGAGTCATCGGCAGCAGAGATGGCAAAGGCGATCCCTGGCGTGTAGGTATCCAGAACCCGGATTTGACCAGTGAACAGGCGAATCTTTATATCTTAAATCTAACCGAAGCCTCCTTGGTATCCAGTGGTGATTATGAACGGTTTTACATGGTCGATGGTGTGAAATACCATCATATAATAGACCCGGCAACACTGATGCCCTCTACTTATTTTACAGCAGTTTCAATTGTCTGTAAGGATTCGGGAATGGCGGATGCCTATACCAAAGCAATCTTTAACATGTCTTATGAGGATGGCATGAAGTTTGTGGAAGCACACCCTGATATTGAAGCCTTATGGGTGTTTAAAAATGGTGACTTAAAATACAGCTCTGGTTTTGAAAAGTATATCAGAGAATAA
- the rplL gene encoding 50S ribosomal protein L7/L12, whose translation MTTQEFIEAIKSLTVLELNDLVKACEEEFGVSAAAGVVVAGPAAGAAEAEEKTEFDVELTDCGPNKVKVIKVVREITGLGLKEAKDLVDGAPKTLKEAASKDEAADIKAKLEAEGAKVTVK comes from the coding sequence ATGACAACTCAAGAGTTTATCGAAGCTATTAAGAGCTTAACAGTATTAGAATTAAATGATTTAGTAAAAGCATGTGAAGAAGAATTCGGTGTATCCGCAGCAGCTGGTGTTGTAGTTGCTGGTCCTGCAGCTGGTGCAGCAGAAGCTGAAGAGAAGACAGAATTTGACGTAGAGTTAACAGACTGCGGCCCTAACAAAGTTAAGGTTATTAAAGTAGTTCGTGAAATCACTGGCTTAGGCTTAAAAGAAGCTAAAGACCTTGTAGATGGCGCTCCTAAGACATTAAAAGAGGCTGCATCTAAAGATGAAGCTGCTGATATCAAAGCTAAACTTGAAGCAGAAGGCGCTAAAGTTACAGTTAAATAA
- a CDS encoding LacI family DNA-binding transcriptional regulator, translating to MATIKEIANKCGVSTSTVSKALNGYRDISDDKREEIKKAAVELGYLSTDSGKAPKSKKTYNIGVLFSTLFNYGMRNEYFAHILAAFKEKAALKGYDITFIEHNIGKRKMSYLEHCRYRDFDGVFIVCADFNETEVIELVNSSFPAVTIDQVFNEVIAVLSDNYDGMKQLTQYIINSGHSKIAYIHGSKSSVTHNRLVSFHNTMRENGLIVKEEYLVEGIYRNAEKCEELARSLISLPDPPTCIIAPDDYAAMGVMNCAKKMGLKVPEDISVAGYDGVSVSQAIEPKLTTVKQDTDKLGSEAARQLINLIESPMTTSLDSISLGVSLIEGGTVKKIH from the coding sequence ATGGCTACCATTAAAGAAATCGCAAATAAATGCGGTGTATCAACTTCAACTGTCAGTAAAGCCCTAAACGGATATCGTGATATCAGTGACGATAAAAGAGAAGAAATTAAAAAAGCGGCAGTGGAGCTTGGGTATCTGTCAACAGACAGCGGCAAGGCACCGAAATCAAAAAAGACATATAATATTGGAGTGTTGTTTTCCACTCTGTTTAATTATGGAATGCGAAATGAATATTTTGCTCATATTCTTGCTGCCTTTAAAGAAAAAGCTGCCTTAAAAGGATATGACATAACTTTTATTGAGCATAATATTGGTAAGCGGAAAATGAGTTATCTGGAGCATTGCAGATATCGAGATTTTGACGGGGTATTTATTGTCTGTGCGGATTTTAATGAGACTGAGGTGATAGAACTGGTCAACAGTTCTTTTCCTGCGGTTACCATTGACCAGGTATTTAATGAAGTGATTGCTGTATTGTCAGATAACTATGACGGAATGAAGCAGCTTACACAATATATCATAAATTCGGGACACAGTAAAATAGCTTATATCCACGGCAGTAAGTCTTCTGTTACGCATAACCGCCTGGTCAGCTTCCACAATACCATGAGAGAGAACGGTCTGATCGTAAAGGAAGAGTATCTGGTGGAGGGAATCTATCGAAATGCGGAAAAATGTGAGGAACTGGCAAGGAGTCTGATTTCTCTGCCTGATCCTCCCACCTGTATTATCGCTCCGGATGACTATGCAGCCATGGGGGTTATGAACTGTGCGAAGAAAATGGGACTTAAGGTGCCAGAGGATATATCCGTAGCCGGTTACGATGGAGTATCCGTATCACAGGCTATAGAGCCTAAGCTTACCACTGTGAAGCAGGATACGGACAAGCTGGGTTCAGAGGCTGCCAGACAGCTCATCAATCTGATTGAGAGTCCAATGACTACATCCCTGGACTCTATCAGCCTTGGTGTCAGTCTGATAGAGGGCGGTACTGTAAAAAAAATTCATTGA
- the rplA gene encoding 50S ribosomal protein L1, protein MKRGKKYAEAAKLIDRAVLYDADAAIGLVKKTAVAKFDETVEAHIRLGVDGRHADQQVRGAVVLPHGTGKDVKVLVFAKGDKLTEAEAAGADYVGGEELVPKIQNDGWVDFDVVVATPDMMGVVGRLGRVLGPKGLMPNPKAGTVTMDVTKAVKEIKAGKIEYRLDKTNIIHVPLGKASFSEDQLADNFQTLIGAINKAKPSAAKGQYLKSVTLSSTMGPGVKLNTAKLAQ, encoded by the coding sequence ATGAAAAGAGGAAAGAAATACGCAGAAGCTGCAAAGCTTATCGACAGGGCTGTTCTTTATGATGCAGATGCTGCTATCGGCTTAGTTAAGAAAACAGCAGTTGCTAAATTTGATGAAACAGTAGAAGCTCATATCAGACTTGGTGTTGACGGTCGTCACGCTGATCAGCAGGTACGTGGAGCAGTTGTACTTCCCCACGGAACTGGTAAAGATGTTAAAGTTTTAGTATTTGCAAAGGGTGACAAGCTTACAGAAGCTGAAGCAGCCGGAGCAGATTACGTAGGCGGAGAAGAGTTAGTGCCTAAAATCCAGAACGATGGCTGGGTTGACTTTGACGTAGTTGTTGCAACTCCTGATATGATGGGTGTAGTAGGACGTTTAGGACGTGTACTCGGACCTAAGGGCTTAATGCCTAACCCTAAAGCTGGAACTGTTACTATGGATGTAACAAAGGCTGTTAAGGAAATCAAAGCTGGTAAGATTGAATACAGATTAGACAAGACAAATATCATTCACGTGCCGTTGGGAAAAGCTTCTTTTAGCGAAGATCAATTAGCGGACAACTTCCAGACGCTTATCGGTGCAATCAATAAAGCAAAACCTTCTGCAGCAAAGGGTCAGTATTTAAAAAGCGTTACACTGTCTTCCACTATGGGACCTGGTGTAAAATTAAATACAGCGAAGCTTGCTCAGTAA
- the rpmG gene encoding 50S ribosomal protein L33 translates to MRVKITLACTECKQRNYNTTKEKKAHPDRMETKKYCKFCKSHTTHKETK, encoded by the coding sequence GTGCGCGTAAAGATCACATTGGCATGTACGGAGTGCAAACAACGTAATTATAATACGACAAAAGAAAAGAAAGCACATCCAGACAGAATGGAAACAAAGAAATATTGCAAGTTCTGCAAATCACACACAACACACAAAGAAACAAAATAA